Proteins encoded by one window of Channa argus isolate prfri chromosome 1, Channa argus male v1.0, whole genome shotgun sequence:
- the lrrc3b gene encoding leucine-rich repeat-containing protein 3B has protein sequence MTLLDLWLSRSIPMCLLLQSLVLMALCFPSASMCPKGCICQRDPHLHGLNVTCSQSRLKEIPPTLPVDTVLLRLDHNQIGAVPDQAFHGLRVLRELNLSYNAVETLGEGAFSGIEGTLQVLDLSHNRITSVHRDAFARLKARVIVDDNPWHCDCALQQAISGMAHNHEAAARVLCRSSELNDQEGRPFLAVNTDLCNLAKRTTDYAMLVTMFGWFAMVISYVVYYVRQNQEDARRHLEYLKSLPSKPKKPDEADDISTVV, from the coding sequence ATGACTCTGCTGGACTTGTGGCTGTCACGCTCCATCCCCATGTGCCTGCTCCTTCAGAGCCTTGTCCTTATGGCCCTGTGCTTCCCCTCGGCCAGCATGTGTCCAAAGGGCTGCATCTGCCAACGTGATCCCCACCTCCATGGCCTCAACGTTACCTGCAGTCAGTCCCGCCTCAAAGAGATCCCCCCTACCCTCCCAGTCGACACCGTTCTGCTCAGATTGGACCACAACCAGATAGGAGCTGTGCCTGATCAAGCCTTCCATGGACTTAGAGTTTTGAGGGAGCTCAACCTTTCGTACAATGCAGTGGAGACTTTAGGGGAAGGGGCCTTTAGTGGCATAGAGGGAACTTTACAGGTGCTGGACCTCTCCCACAACCGCATCACTAGCGTACACAGGGATGCCTTTGCACGGCTCAAGGCCCGCGTCATTGTGGATGATAACCCCTGGCATTGTGACTGTGCCCTCCAGCAGGCTATCAGTGGAATGGCGCACAACCACGAAGCCGCTGCCCGGGTTCTCTGCCGCAGCTCTGAGCTTAATGACCAGGAGGGAAGACCTTTCTTGGCCGTGAACACTGACCTATGTAATCTTGCCAAAAGGACAACAGACTACGCTATGCTAGTGACTATGTTCGGTTGGTTTGCCATGGTCATTTCATATGTGGTGTATTATGTTCGTCAAAACCAGGAGGATGCCCGACGCCACCTGGAGTACCTCAAGTCTCTTCCCAGCAAGCCCAAGAAACCTGATGAGGCTGATGACATTAGCACTGTTGTCTGA